The Synergistaceae bacterium DNA window CTTCAGGTGTACCTTCTACTGCGCCGCGTAAACTATGAGATATTAATTTTATGGCCTCAAGATGGAACATATCACTAATTGCGCAATGTCCTTTTGTGATATAGCCTTCTATTGCGTGAGTAAGTGCGTCCATTCCTGTAGACGCTGTTAATCCCTTGGGCATTGAAGACATCATATCAGGGTCAACTACTGCGATTTCCGGAATGTCGTTCGTGTCGACACATACAAATTTGCGTTTTTTCTCTACGTCGGTGATTACATAATTAATCGTAACTTCTGCGGCTGTTCCTGCTGTAGTAGGCACTGCAATTGTGAATACTGCGTGAGTCTTAGTAGGTGCAACGCCTTCAAGAGATCTTACATCGGCAAATTCAGGATTATTAATAATTATTCCGATTGCCTTAGCTGTGTCCATTGATGAGCCCGCCCCCAATTGCTACGATTGAGTCAGCATTTGCCTTCTTGAAAGCTGCGACTCCGTTCTGAACGTTTTCGATCGTAGGATTGGGCTTAATATCGCTGTAGATTTCATAAGCAATTCCGGCCTTGTCAAGTAAATCAGTAACTTTTTTTGCGACTCCGAATTTGATTAAACTAGCGTCAGTGCACACAAAAACTTTCTTTTTTCCGCGCGCTTTGAGTTCAGGAGCGATATTTTCGATTGCACCCTTACCATGATAAGAAATAGTGTTTAATACAATACGATCTGCCATGTAAAAAACTTCTCCCCTTCTGTATAAATATATAATATTGCTGTGATTAAGATAAATAGCCGTCTCGTGGCTTTACGTTAAATTTTACTGCTAAATCCCGCAAATTTTCATCAGTTATATTATTGACTCTGGGTAAATGGGCAATCTTCAAATAAATTTCTGCTGCCTTCTCTGCTGTCTCTATTAAGCCAAATGAATCGTCTAAACTTTGACCCGCTGCATAAATTCCATGTTGAGCCCATATAATGAGTCGTGAAGTCTTGAATTTTTCCGCAGTAGCTTGGCCGATCTCATTAGTTCCACAGAGCATCCACGGGAGAATATTGACTCCATCGGGGAAGATTATAATTGACTCCGTGCACATTTGCCAAAGAGTCCGCGTAAATTCACGTTCATTTAGTGAATGTACATAAGTCATAGCGAGTAAATTAGTCGGGTGGCAGTGTAAAATCACTCGGTTATTAGGATTTATAGCGAGCCTTACAGAATGACTCATCATATGAGCAGGAAATTCGCTCGTAAATTTGCCCCCGTCAGTCAAGCCCCATAAAAGCCGCGCGACTTTGCCATTATCTACAATCTTGAATAATCCTAAATTTTCAGCGGGGTTATACTGAGTATTCTTGAAATATTTGCCCGTCCCAGTAACAAGAAAATATTTATTATTCAGAGTCGGAGCTTCAAAGCCGGTCGGAATCTCTCGAGTAAATTTGTTTACGTCGCAATAATCGCTAATTTCTGACTCAGTCAATAATAATGACAGATTGCCCGAATTTCTCTCGTCCCATCCGTGATTATACATGTTTGTAAGAGTCCGAGTTATCTCAATTATAAAATTTGCCGTCAAAATATCCTTCATGATTATACATGCTTTCTTATTAATATTAATATTTACAGATTAATATAATATCGCAGATTTTATCTACAATTTTCAAATCTAAGTCTGCATACATCGGAAGAGTTAAGACTCGGCGGCTTATGTGTAAGGCTGTCGGAGTCTGCATTACGTCAAATTGTCTGTGAAATGCCGTAAAAGTATTAGTCAACGGATAAAAATATTTTCTCGCAAATATATTATTATCAGCGAGTTTATCAAATACTTCTGCCCGGCTTGCACCGAACTGCTTTTCTTCAAAGATTACAGGGAAGTATGCATAATTAGGCTTTACGTGATTTTGAATCGCATTGAGTCTAATTCCTTCAACATTGCCCAGACGTTCAGAATAACGCTCAAAGACTCGTTTACGTTTAGAGATTTCGCCTTCCAAGTGCCGCAAATTGCAAAGTCCCATAGCCGCACAAAATTCGTTCATTTTAGCATTTGAACCTACTGCGCTTACTTCTTCAGGGCCGTGAATACCGAAATTTTTGAGCTCGTATAAAATATTTGCTAGACTCTTATCTTTGAAGCACACTGCTCCGCCCTCAATGCTGTTAAAAACTTTTGTTGCGTGGAAACTGAAACATGACGCGTCGCCAAAAGTCCCCGTGCTTTTGCCTTTATAGGTCTCCCCGAAAGTGTGAGCAGCGTCGTATATTACTTTGAGTTCGTATTTTTTCGCGAGTCTGTCAATTTCTTCAACGTTGCAAATATTTCCGTAGACATGGACGGGCATAATTGCGCAGGTTTTATCAGTTATGAGGCGTTCAATTTTTTCAGTGTCGATCGTGAAGTCATTGCTATTTATATCGCAGAATACAGGGGTGAGTCCATTTCTTATAATTGCATGAGTAGTTGACGCAAAAGTAAATGGAGTAGTTATGACTTCTCCCTGAAGATTCATAGCCTGTAGAGTTAATTCAAGTGCCATGTGTCCATTTGTGAGGAGTTCTACATTTTCGACACCGAGAAATTTTTGCAGCTCGCATTGAAATTGTTTGTGTTTATCGCCCATATTTGTCAGCCAGTGTGAGTCAAATATAGATTTTAACTCGTTCATGTATTCGTCAAGTTCGGGAATTGATGAGCGTGTAACTAAAATTTGTTCTGACATGATGAGACTCCTATAATTATAAATTTATTTTTTGCCGATTATAACTCTAAAAATTTTTTTAGCAACTCTGTAGGCAGCATAAAACGGAAAAGCAGCGTAAATAAAGCATGGAATATTTTTCAGATGATAGCAAGGATTGAGATGTGCCTCATTTATGATTGAACGATGAGACTTAACGCGGGCTCTTAATTCCCAATACAGTACAAACAAGTATTTATAATAATGCTTTTTCCCGAAATAATGTTCAAGCATTCTATAAATTTCACTTCGCCAGAGTATATGATCTGCTTCGAGTTCAAATTTAGGCAATCTTGCCATGCGTGCGCTATATGAATCCCCCTCGTCTCTAATAAATCTATATGTTGTAAATATTTGGCTGAAATAGTGAACTCTTCCTAAATGAACCAGAATCGCAATAAGCTGCTGATCACCTACATTCCCCCTCAGAGACACATAAAAATTTATTTCGTCAGATGTCATAAACCGCCAAAAATTTCTATGAACACATGTTGCTAATTGATGTCTGACTCCCATTATATAATTTCTGGGATAATCCCCTTCATTATACATTATGTGCTTTATTTCTTCGTTTAATCTATTTATCGTTTTCCAATTGCTATAAACGCCTATGCAGTCAGGGTTATTTTCGAGATAATCGACTTGAATCTGCAATTTATTCTCGTCAATCCAATAATCATCGCATTCACAATAAGCTATATATTTGCCGGTGAAATATTGAATCATGTTCTGAAAAAATGTTTTGCCGTGAAGTATGCAGTTACTTTCTTCAATAATTGCCGTGATATTTGGATTCTCTGACGCATAACGCCGTATTATTTCAGCACTTGAGTCCGGTGAAGCATCATCATGAATCAGAATATTTACAGGAAAATTTGTTTTCTGCATTAAGACGCTTTTAATGGCCTGATCGATATATTTTTCATGATTGTAGCAGAGCATATAAACTGTTACTGAAGGCGGGCGTTTATCTCGTTCTATAATTTCAGGAAGCGTAATCATTAATTAATTGCCTCCTGAATCTTAATTAGCAGGAATCGCGAAATATTTAGAGAACTTACCGGAAATTTAAGGCAATAGAGTCGCAAGCAAGCAAGCAAGCAAGCAAGGCCCGTGAAATTCTTATCACTTGTCAATATCCTTTCTTGATAAATATAATTTTACGTAATTATACAATAAAACAGTGTTTATATCTAAAAACTTGCAAGCCCTTTTTTTGTATGATATATTGCAATGAATTTTTCATTATGAGACAAGGAGTTTTGCATTATATGAATTTACAAGAAGTCAGCGTGTTTATAATTTATTTGTTATTCATGCTAGCGGTCGGAGTTTATTTCTTTTTCCGCGATAAAAACCAGTCAGAAAAAGGCTATTTCTTAGGAGATCGGAAAATGGGCGCGTGGGTTGCTGCGTTATCTGCCGGAGCTTCTGACATGAGCGCATGGGTGTTAATGGGTCTTCCCACGTCAATTTACGCAATGGGACTCGGCCAAGTTTGGATTTCAGTGGGACTCGCTATAGGATATTCTTTAAGCTGGATCTACGAGGCTCCGAGACTGCGGGCTTTCTCGATTGCTGCGAATGATTCTATTACAGTCCCTCAATATTTGACTAATAGATTTTTATCAAAGTCTCGTGCATTGCAATTAATTTCGGCTGTAGTCTTTCTTGTTGCATATACGATTTATGCTGCGTCGAGTATTAAAGCCTGCGGGACATTATTTAACACAGTAACAGGGCTTGACACGACAATTGCGATGTATTTAGCGGCTGTTATAGTAATAAGCTACACATTTTTAGGCGGCTTCAGTGCTGTATCATGGACGGACTTTTTTCAGGGAATGTTAGTATTAGCGGCAATGTTAATAGTTCCCATTGTAGCAGCCACTATGTTAGAGTCAGGGGCAGCAAATAAAATCGCTGTAGAGACTCCAAATTACTGGAATATTTTTTCAAGCTGGCAGGATATAGCCTCCGGACTCGGCTGGGGACTTGGATATTTCGGAATGCCGCATATTATAATTAGATTCATGTCAATTAAATCACAGCATGAGTTAAGGAAATCGGCAAAAATCGGAATTTCATGGACGTTAATAATATTAATTTTCGCCGGTTTAGTCGGAGTAATAGGCAGAATGTTTATAGGCTTTGACGAGACAGTAAATAATAACTCGCTTGTATTTGTCGTAATGACTCGTAGAATTTTCCATGCTGTAGTGTCAGGAGTATTGCTTTCTGCTGTTCTTGCTGCGGCGATGAGTACTGCTGACAGTCAATTATTAGCGGCTGCGAGTGCTTTTGCGTCAGATGTATATCGACCTGTAATTCGTAAGGACAAAGCGGGAAGTCGTGAAATGCTCTGGGCTGGCCGTATAGTAGTATTATTAATTGCGGTTGCAGCTTTATTTATAGCCTCGAATCCAAATGCGGGCTCAATAATGGCTCTTGTATCAAATGCATGGGGAGTTTTCGGAGCAGCTTTCGGGCCTGCAATAATGCTTAGTTTATTCTGGAGAAGATTTACATTTTCAGGTGCGGCAGTCGGAGTCTTTGTCGGTGCAGTAGTAGATATTTGCTGGTTTAATTACATGTCTCACACTGGAGTTTATGAGATTATACCGGGATTTTTCGCGGGATTGATCGCGGCCGTGATAGTGTCATTAATTTCTCCTGCGCCTTCAAAGGAAGTAACAGAATTATTTGATAAGGCCGTTGCTATGACGAACGAATAAAAATTTTTATAGAATTCTCGCATAATAAAACCGGGTTTGTGATTTCCACTTGCCCGGCTTTATTTTATTTATTTAATCGCAAATGAATGAATTAATCTCTAATCTTCCGGCTTTTCTGCTGGAGTCTCGGTTTGAGTCGGCTCACTAACAGGGGCGGGATTATTTTTTGCTGCTACTTCTTCGAGACTTTTTTCTAGTACACTTCCGAGTCCGTTCGTAGCGTTGTCGATTCTCCGATAAAGATCTCTAACTCCCTGCAAAGCAAGTACATCGCTGAAAAATGAATTAGGATACTCTATTATAGTCATGCCGCCTGCTTTGAGTTTCTCTTTATTGACTTTGTCGATCTGCTCGAGTCTCGGGCGCATTTCCTGTAACGCGTCTGCAACTGCCTTATTTAATACTGCTTTATGCTCGGGCTTGAGTGCCTGATAAATTTTATCGTTTATGCAAATTTGATTACAGTATAAAATATGATTCGTGCAGGCTAAATATTTCTGTACTTCCTCGAAATGTGCCGACGCGCAAGTATCAGCCGCATTTTCTTGAGCCTGAATAGTTCCATTTTGAAGCGAGATATATACTTCAGCCCATGCAAGGGGAGTCGGTTCTGCTCCGATTGCCGTCCAGAAAGTCATATGATTCGCGTTCTCCATTGTACGAATCTGAAGTCCCCTAAAATCTGTAAGAGTCTGCAAATCCCTATTTGAAGTCGTGAGTCTGTACGTTGCATTTTGCATGAATCCTAATAAATGCAAACCGGCTTTCTCGTATGCTTTAGAAATTTGCTTGTGAAATTCAGAGTCCCCGTTCAAAACTTTATCAATCGTATCGCCGTCATATCTAGCGAATACCATAGGCAAATCAAACACGGCCATTTCGGGAATAAATGACACTATAGGAGCCGTCTGACACACTGTGATTGCGATATAACCCTTTTGAGCCTGACGCAGTAAATCAGCATCTCCTCCGAGCTCGCCGTTTGGGAAGTAGTCAATTACTAAGCCGGAATTTGCTGCTTTTACTTTGTCGCGAATTAATTCAGCAAAAACGTTACCAGCCGCGCCCTTCGCCGTAGTATCTGAAGTAATCAGCCATGTCTCATCAAATTCTGACGCAGCAAAGGCACAAGAACTCATTATAAATATTAATGCTGTCAGGGCAATAAATTTTTTCATGATATTATCTCCCTTCTTAAATTAACCTACAAGCCACGTGCTTATTTCAGGAACGTAGACAATAAGCGCGAGTGCCAGCAAGAAAGCAATTATAAACGGGACAGCTTTTTTCGCAACACTCATAGGCTGATCCTGTGAAATATTGCCGGCTACGAATAAATCAAGCCCGAACGGAGGTGTAGCAAGCCCGATCGATAAGCAGCAGACAAGGACGACTCCAAAATGCACGTCATTAACGCCGAGTGCCTTTACTGCCGGGAGCAAAACGGGAGCAAGTATAATAATTGCCGGGCCTGTGTCCATAATCATACCGAGAATCAAGAATATAATCGTGCAGATTGTCAAGACAGAGAATGAGCTATGGAAGTTAGTAATAATGAATTCCTGAACTGCCGCCGTTGCATGTGTGAGTGATAATACACGCCCGAATGCCGTAGCAAATGCGAGTACAAATGCAAGTCCCCCGTATGTCTTTACTGAACTAATCAAGAAAGCAGGTAACGCACTGAATTTAATAGTACGTTCAATAAATAAGCACACGATTATAGCATAAAAGACTGATACGACGGCCGCTTCTGTAGGAGTAAAGAATCCCGAATATATACCGCCTAAAATTATAATCGGACACATTAAGGCCCAGAAAGAATCTTTAAACAATGCCCAGAAACCTTTTGAGCTTATTTCATTGAGTCTGTCTCTGATTTTTGCCTTGTCTTCACCCTTAGTAGCGCAGTAGAAAATAGCATAAATCATCAGGAACACGCCGATCAAGATACCCGGAATAACTCCGCCTAAAAATAATTTTCCGGTTGATACGTCAGTTGCGAGTGAATAAAGCACAAAGGGAATTGACGGGGGAATAATGACTCCGAGACCTCCTGCGACTGCTATTAAACCTGCCGCCCATGTCTTGTCATAGCCTAAATCTACCATGAAGGGGACGCACATAGCTCCGACTGCTGCCGTTGTTGCCGGGCCTGATCCTGAAATAGCGCCGTAAAATAAACACGTCAATACAACTGCGCAAGGGACTCCGCCTGTGATTCTGCCGACAAAATACGAGAAAAAGTTAAATAATTTCTTGGATATTCCGCCTTCAGCCATTATGACTCCGCCTAAGATAAATAACGGGACTGCTAAAATCGGAGTCGAGTTCGCACCGCTCAAAGTATTATCAATTATTTGCGGAATTACACCGCCGCGAGCCATTAACAAAATCGGAGCTACTGAACCTAAAATCATACTGACTCCGATCGGAATCGATAAAATTATTGCTACAAGAAATATTACAAAGACTAATAATGCTGCCATTGTTTATTTGCCCCCCTCTGCTCTGAGTCCTGCTTCTGCCTCTGCTTTTGCGTCAAGTTGTGTCTGCTCAAGAGTAGTAAGCTCCTTCTCATTGAAATTCTTTAAGTGAATAAAGAACATCTGAATCGCCCTCAATGTCGCAATAATGAACCCGAACAGCGCGACCGCATAAAGCCACCACATGGGCCATCCCATTGCGGGGGAAGTCTCGGCCTTTGCACCTTCTAACATTGTACCGGCTGCCCAGTTTAAACACTCTATTGAATGATAAGCAAGAAGTGCCATACATAAAGCGACAATTACATCAACGCATAAATTTATAATTTTACGGAGAGTCTGAGGCAGTAAATCAATAATTACATTGACTCTAAGCATATTTCCTTTACGAATCGTGTAAGCAAGCGAGATAAATACGCTCATAATCCACATAAAACGCGAAAACTCTTCAGCCCAAGTTAATGACGGTATAAATGGAATCTTACGCACAACAACTTGTAACATCATGACGCACGAAATTAAAATCAAGAAAATGACCATTAATGTTTCTTCGAAATGTTCATCGAGCCACTTAATCAATTTTATAACCTCCTTCATAAAATTTTATTATTCAGACTGAGACGCAATTAAATCTTTTGAACGCCCGGCCCGTAATACATAACTTTCTAGTCCATGCCCTAATAATTCACTGACTTTGCGGGATAATGCCATGACTTTCAAGACATCAACGCCCGTATAAATTCCCATCTCGTCGAGCATGTTAATTACATCTTCAGTCGGAACATTCCCAGCCGCACCGGGAACAAACGGACAACCGCCGAGTCCTCCGAATGAAGAGTCAAATCTCGTCATTCCTGCCTGCATTGCTGCGAGAATATTTGCGATTGCTGCTCCCCGTGTATTATGGAAATGCAGCCACCATGAAGCCTCGCTATATTTTTTCCGTACATGCTCGCATAAATTATAAACTTGATTCGGGACTGCTTGGCCTGACGCGTCAGATAAAGAAATCTCGTTAATTCCCACTTTCAAATATGCCTCGATAATTGCGTCAACGTCTTCAATGGGAGTTCGTCCTTCCCACGGTGAGGCAAACGGCATAGAGATAGACCCGGAGATTTCTATATTATTTTCTTGAGCAGCCTTCACACAATCTGCAAAACCTGCGACGCTCTCTTCAGGTGTACGATTTAAATTTTTCAAGTTATGCATACGACTCGCGGACACGTTTAATTTAACTTTTTTGCAGCCGCATTCTACAGCACGTTGAACGCCCCTGACATTCGGAATCAATGCCCTGAGCTCTACACCGGGGGGAATTTCTCCGACTCGTTTAAATAATTCGTCAGTGTCAGCCATTTGAGGGACTTTCTTAGGGTGCATGAATGAGCCGACTTCAATAACAGGGAATCCAGCATCAATAAAGCCGCGCAAGATTTCTAATTTCTGATCAGTTGATAAAATAACTTTCTCATTCTGCAGGCCGTCCCTGAGTCCTACTTCGCAAATACTAATTTTTTCGGGTAAGTTCATTTTTTGAGCCTTCTAATTAATTAATCCCGTTTTCAGCAAAATATTTCTTTGCCACGTCAAGACACTGTTTAGCATGTCCGGCAACTCCGCGAGCTTTGATTTCCTTCAGGTTCGGCAATTCGATTGAAAGCGGAATCTCTGGCATTGCTTTTATCATGTCAGCAATTTTTACGTCGCCCTCACCGGGATAAAATCTTGCTTCACGAGCTGTATAGAGCATTAAATCATCCTTGATATTATCAAGCACGGGATCATTACATTCTGCGCCTTCAGGAGCCGGGCCGTCGCAAAGGTGAATGAAATTAAAATATTTTCTCGGAGTCCTAGCAAGTTCCGCACCTGTTACGCCTGCTCGTCCTGCGTGAAGAGTGTCTACCATGACGAAAACATTATCACGCCCTAAATCGTCAATTAACGTAATATCTTCCTGTAAATTTCTAACGCCTGCCCATGGTAAGAACTCAATATTGAATTTAAGCCCGAACTCTTTGGCCATATCTGCAACTTTTCCGGCCGTCTTAGTGTACCAATCTCTATCACGAGTCCAAACGCTGCCGAGTACATCAGTTGCGCCGAGTTTTGCAGCTGCCTCAAATGCGGGTTTGTATTCGTCAATGTCTAAATCTTTGCGGATTCTTGCGAGCTCGATATCCATTAGGGGCATGTCATATTCTTTTAGTGCTGACTTGATAGCGTCAAAGAGATCCGGGTCCTTCTGCGGTAAAAATTCGGGTTCGCCGGGTAAATGCATGGGAATAGTTCTCAAGCTCACAAAATCGTAGCCTGCTTCTTTTGCGATCTTAATTTGATCCATGGGATTAGTGCCGGGGATGGTCAAATATGCTAGTGAAAATTTACGTGCCATTATAAAAATTTTCTCCCTTCAGTAAAATATCAGCCGCCCTGAATTAGCGACGGCATTACACACTTAATTATTTACCTGCTGCCTTCTCTGCTAAAATCGTCATTAAAGTCTCGCGCATTACATCCAACGGAACAGCCTTCCCGCCCGTCCATAATTGAATCTGACGCAAGCCCTGATAAAGCGACATTCCAAGACCGTTAATAGTTTTGCAGCCTACTTCTTCGGCCTCTTTCAAGAAACGTGTTACAGCGGGATTATATGTAGCGTCAAAACAAATGTGTGAAGGCTTTAAATATTTCTTGTCAACACATGTATATTCTTCTTTGCCCTTCATGCCGAGTCCGGATAAATTTAATATTATGTCAGTCTCGTCAAGTGCTTTAGCGATTCCTGCCTCGTCAGCTGCTCTAACAGGAACACAAACGCCGGGATAAAATTTATTAATTTCTTCGCTGAGTGACTCGCATTTTTCCGAACGTGAAGAGATATAAATTTTCTTTGCGCCTTCTTCTGCGAGTTCAAGACACACAGAACGCCCAGTACCGCCCGCACCGAATGAGAACATGACTTTATCCTTAATTTGGCAGTTATGTTCCTTAATGTCTCGTAATGCTCCGTAGCCGTCAGTGTTATAGCCGACAAGTTTTCCTGATTCAGTTTTCACGACTGTATTCGAGCTGCCTATTTTCTTACAAAGCGGGTCAAAATCGTCAAGATACTGCATAACGGCCTCTTTATTCGGCTTAGTAACTGCACAGCCTAAGAAAGTGGGCATATAACGAATCCCGTCAATAATTTCTTTAAGGTGGGTGCTGTCTGCCTCGCAATAACAATAGACCATATTGAAGCCTGCCGCCTGATATGCTGAGTTCTGCATACGTGCTGCAAATGACTGGCTTAACGGCGTACCAATGAGTGCTATTAATCTGCTGTTAATATCGATCTGCATTTATTAACGCTCCTGACATATTAAATTTTTTTGAATATTTATGATTCGATATGTTTATTTTATGCGCGAAAAGTTTTATACGCAATGAATAATTTTACGGGTTATTTTCGTGCAGTATTACAAATGAAAGTTTTATAATCTAAATTTTTTACGTCAATGTAATTAATGCCTGCTGATTTAGCACAAAGCCCGTCCCTGTCATAACGATCTCCGATATATAAGACTTGATTTTCAGGGAGTCCCAGCAAGTTAATAATATTTCTTAATCCTGAAGAGTCCGGCTTCATACATTTAATAATTTCGTCGCAGCTCCAGAATGAATAATCAGGAGTGAAATTTATCGCGCTTATTTTTTCTTTTACTGGATTATCTGAGTAAATAATTATCTTGATTCCTGATTCTTGACAAGATTTTAAACTCGCAAGCAAACGTCTACGCCTGAAAAGTTTTATTATTCTAAGCGGCCTCATTATCATCCATAAATTTATTATAGACTCGGCTTTATCAGGATTTAAATTATATAATCTTGAAGCTCTATCTATTTGCGAGTGATAAAAATTTTCTGTATTTGCTCCAAAGTGTTTTTCTTGAAGTCTACGGAATTCCCGCAAAAAAAATAATTCTTTGATTCTTAACGGGAATATAACATAATATATAATCAGCCATAGAGCCATTAAGATTCTCACTGGAAATTGATAATATAGAGTTCCGTCAAAATCTGAAATTATTGCGCGATATTTCATTGTAACAAGACTAATTCACGGCTCGTAAATATATTTAATACAGGAATATTTACCAGCATTAACACTATAAATAAAGCAATCAAAGCCCCGCAGTAAAGCATGAGACCTTTTTCATGATACAATTTTTCAGGTTTCTGAACAGCTGAATCTTTCTCAAACGATAACAGGAAATAATAACAAAATAGTCCAGTCAAAACAGGCATAAATAATATTAACTCTATTCTATATTTTACAAGAAATATTCCCGTGAAAAACACTGAGCACATCGCATAAAAAAATGAGCTGACTAATAAAGAATTGCTTGTATAATGCCTGAATGATTTTCTATAAAGGCCGGCTAATT harbors:
- a CDS encoding shikimate dehydrogenase; the encoded protein is MQIDINSRLIALIGTPLSQSFAARMQNSAYQAAGFNMVYCYCEADSTHLKEIIDGIRYMPTFLGCAVTKPNKEAVMQYLDDFDPLCKKIGSSNTVVKTESGKLVGYNTDGYGALRDIKEHNCQIKDKVMFSFGAGGTGRSVCLELAEEGAKKIYISSRSEKCESLSEEINKFYPGVCVPVRAADEAGIAKALDETDIILNLSGLGMKGKEEYTCVDKKYLKPSHICFDATYNPAVTRFLKEAEEVGCKTINGLGMSLYQGLRQIQLWTGGKAVPLDVMRETLMTILAEKAAGK
- a CDS encoding HAD family hydrolase encodes the protein MKYRAIISDFDGTLYYQFPVRILMALWLIIYYVIFPLRIKELFFLREFRRLQEKHFGANTENFYHSQIDRASRLYNLNPDKAESIINLWMIMRPLRIIKLFRRRRLLASLKSCQESGIKIIIYSDNPVKEKISAINFTPDYSFWSCDEIIKCMKPDSSGLRNIINLLGLPENQVLYIGDRYDRDGLCAKSAGINYIDVKNLDYKTFICNTARK